In the genome of Hippoglossus hippoglossus isolate fHipHip1 chromosome 12, fHipHip1.pri, whole genome shotgun sequence, one region contains:
- the prune2 gene encoding protein prune homolog 2 produces MDLASESKMNSEAGEGRPVPPTSLPLQGGPTQRKKLSAPRISLSLDQSEDDLGETPDDLDINVDDLDTPDEGDYLDYTDHEMDWEDPNAASRTGTSEPYESIPTYSAEEERHDGKLWRTVVIGEQEHRINMKIIEPYMRVISHGGYYANGVNAIIVFAACFLPDSDREDYHEIMENLFLYVISTLELMVAEDYLIVYLNGATPHRRMPGLGWLKKCYQMIDRRLRKNLKSFIILHPSWFIRTILAITKPFISAKFSSKIKYVNNLDELQELIPMDCIQIPECIIRLDKELKEASEHSKVNIFLQGSEPAAAAAAGRADRAKAAGASSS; encoded by the exons ATGGACCTGGCATCAGAGAGTAAAATGAACTCTGAAGCGGGCGAAGGCCGACCAG tgCCTCCTACCTCTCTTCCCCTACAAGGAGGCCCGACCCAGAGGAAAAAGCTCTCCGCCCCTCGCATCAGCCTTTCACTTGACCAGAGCGAGGACGACTTGGGGGAAACGCCAGACGATCTCGACATCAACGTCGATGATCTCGACACTCCTGATGAGGGGGACTACCTCGACTACACGGACCATGAAATGGACTGGGAAG ACCCGAATGCTGCCAGCAGGACTGGGACCAGTGAGCCTTATGAATCCATCCCGACGTACAGCGCAGAGGAGGAGCGCCACGACGGGAAGCTGTGGAGGACGGTCGTCATCGGGGAGCAGGAGCACCGCATCAACATGAAGATCATTGAGCCCTACATGAGAGTCATCTCCCACGGAG gcTACTATGCCAATGGAGTGAATGCCATCATCGTGTTTGCTGCCTGTTTCCTGCCAGACAGCGACAGAGAGGACTACCATGAAATAATGGAGAACCTCTTCCT cTATGTGATCAGCACCCTGGAGCTGATGGTGGCGGAGGACTACTTGATCGTGTACCTGAATGGCGCCACACCCCACAGAAGAATGCCCGGCCTCGGTTGGTTGAAGAAATGCTATCAGATGATTGATAGAAG GCTCAGGAAGAATTTGAAATCCTTCATTATTCTCCATCCATCTTGGTTTATCAGGACCATTCTAGCAATTACCAAGCCCTTCATCAG TGCCAAGTTCAGCAGTAAGATAAAGTACGTGAACAATTTGGACGAGCTTCAGGAACTCATCCCCATGGATTGCATCCAGATCCCAGAGTGCATCATTAG ACTCGACAAGGAACTGAAGGAAGCATCGGAGCACTCAAA AGTGAATATTTTCCTGCAGGGATCGGAgccagcggcagcagcagcagcaggcagagcaga CCGAGCAAAAGCAGCCGGTGCCAGCAGCTCTTAA